CTTTCTTATCATCAGAAACCAGAGATTTCAATTTATCAAACAAACCCATGATCTTCTCCTAAGCAGTAAATTGGGCCGCATCTCGTGGATTAGCAGATTGTTTTTTCTTCAATGAACTTGTTAACCAGCGTCATTAACTCGTCCGTTGTCGGTTGAGCAAGAGCCTGCTCTGCTAACACCTTCGCATCTTCGAAGTTCGTGTTACGGATAATCTTCTTAATGCGCGGGATAGAAATGGCGCTCATAGAGAATTCGTCCAGACCCATCCCCAGCAACAGAAGTGTAGCACGTTCGTCGCCTGCAAGCTCACCACACATGCCAGTCCATTTGCCTTCCGCATGAGAAGCATCGATAACCTGCTTGATAAGCGTCAGGACAGACGGTGACATTGGCTGGTAAAGGTGTGAAATCATATCATTACCACGGTCAACTGCCAGGGTATACTGCGTTAAATCATTGGTACCGATACTAAAGAAGTCCACTTCTTTGGCTAAATGACGCGCAATGGTCGCGGCGGCCGGTGTTTCCACCATCACGCCAATCTCAATGCTCTCGTCAAAGGCTTTCCCTTCGTCACGCAGTTCCTGTTTGTAGATTTCGATCTCTTTGCGCAGTTCGCGTACTTCTTCAACAGAGATGATCATCGGGAACATGATGCGCAATTTACCGAAAGCAGACGCACGCAGGATGGCGCGAACCTGGTCACGCAGGATCTCTTTACGATCCAGTGCGATACGCACAGCACGCCAGCCGAGGAACGGGTTCTCTTCTTTCGGGAAGTTCATGTACGGCAGCTCTTTGTCGCCGCCGATGTCCATGGTACGTACGATAACAGCCTGAGAGCCACACGCTTCAGCAACGGCTTTATACGCCGCAAACTGCTCTTCTTCGGTTGGCAGAGCGTCACGGTCCATGAACAGGAATTCGGTGCGGTACAGACCAACACCTTCAGCGCCGTTACGCTCGGCACCTTCAACATCACGTACAGTACCGATGTTAGCGCAAACCTCAACCTGATGACCGTCAAGCGTGATGGCCGGCAGATCTTTCAGTTTCGCCAGTTCGGCTTTCTCAGTCGCAACTTGCTCCTGAACCGCACGCAGCTGTTCGATTTCTTCGTTAGTTGGGTTGACGTAAACCAGGTTGTTTACGGCATCCAGAATCAGATAGTCGTCATTTTTTACCTGAGCGGTCACGCTACCGGTACCTACGATGGCGGGCAGTTCCAGAGAACGCGCCATAATAGAGGTATGCGAAGTACGACCACCAGCGTCAGTAATGAAACCCAGCACCTTGTTCAGGTTCAGCTGCGCAGTTTCTGACGGCGTCAGGTCAGCCGCAACCAGGATAACTTCGTCCTGAATTGAGCTCAAATCGATAATTGCCAGACCAAGGATATTACGTAGCAGACGTTTACCGATGTCACGTACGTCAGCCGCACGTTCTTTCAGGTATTCATCATCCAGCTCTTCCAGAGCAGTGGCCTGACCTTCGATAATTTCATGCGCAGCTGCATCAGCCGTCATGTGTTTATCTTTAATCAGGGCTATGATTTCCTGCTCCAGCTCCTCATCTTCGAGCAGCATAATATGCCCTTCAAAGATGGCTTCTTTCTCTTCACCGAACGTTTCACCAGCTTTCGTTTTGATCGCTTCCAGTTGCGAAGATGCCTTGGCACGACCGCTCAGAAAACGTT
This Citrobacter enshiensis DNA region includes the following protein-coding sequences:
- the ptsI gene encoding phosphoenolpyruvate-protein phosphotransferase PtsI, translating into MISGILASPGIAFGKALLLKEDEIVIDRKKISADKVDQEVERFLSGRAKASSQLEAIKTKAGETFGEEKEAIFEGHIMLLEDEELEQEIIALIKDKHMTADAAAHEIIEGQATALEELDDEYLKERAADVRDIGKRLLRNILGLAIIDLSSIQDEVILVAADLTPSETAQLNLNKVLGFITDAGGRTSHTSIMARSLELPAIVGTGSVTAQVKNDDYLILDAVNNLVYVNPTNEEIEQLRAVQEQVATEKAELAKLKDLPAITLDGHQVEVCANIGTVRDVEGAERNGAEGVGLYRTEFLFMDRDALPTEEEQFAAYKAVAEACGSQAVIVRTMDIGGDKELPYMNFPKEENPFLGWRAVRIALDRKEILRDQVRAILRASAFGKLRIMFPMIISVEEVRELRKEIEIYKQELRDEGKAFDESIEIGVMVETPAAATIARHLAKEVDFFSIGTNDLTQYTLAVDRGNDMISHLYQPMSPSVLTLIKQVIDASHAEGKWTGMCGELAGDERATLLLLGMGLDEFSMSAISIPRIKKIIRNTNFEDAKVLAEQALAQPTTDELMTLVNKFIEEKTIC